In Hymenobacter gelipurpurascens, one DNA window encodes the following:
- a CDS encoding DinB family protein, giving the protein MSSVALPEVWLRGPLPDVAPLLQPLAHALLQARDEVETALGHFPNELLEARPAGVASVGFHLRHLAGVLDRMQAYARQEPLTEAQFRYLAAEKDGPALPNTTAELVQRFQEAVDQMLTTLRTTSEASLPEFRAVGRQQLPSTVMGLLVHAAEHTTRHVGQLLVTARVAQAGLR; this is encoded by the coding sequence ATGTCTTCAGTTGCTCTCCCCGAAGTCTGGCTGCGCGGTCCGCTGCCCGATGTAGCCCCCTTGCTTCAGCCGCTGGCCCATGCCCTGCTGCAGGCCCGCGATGAAGTAGAAACCGCCCTAGGCCACTTCCCCAATGAACTGCTGGAGGCTCGGCCCGCTGGGGTGGCCTCCGTGGGGTTTCATCTGCGCCACCTGGCCGGCGTGCTGGACCGCATGCAGGCCTACGCGCGCCAGGAGCCGCTCACGGAAGCCCAGTTCCGGTACCTAGCTGCTGAAAAAGATGGCCCCGCCTTACCCAATACCACCGCAGAGCTGGTGCAACGTTTTCAGGAGGCCGTAGACCAAATGCTGACCACGCTACGCACTACGTCGGAGGCCTCGTTGCCGGAGTTTCGGGCGGTGGGGCGCCAGCAGCTGCCCAGCACCGTGATGGGGCTGCTGGTGCACGCCGCCGAGCATACTACCCGCCACGTAGGTCAGCTGCTCGTGACGGCGCGAGTGGCGCAGGCAGGCTTGCGCTAG
- a CDS encoding pyridoxal phosphate-dependent aminotransferase: MLQPSQRGVALPASPYRKLSPYAEAARQRGITVHPLNIGQPDIETPPAMLAAVQQADIRVLEYGPTAGTMSYREKLATYYQNLGLQVTAEDILVTTGGSESISFALLACLNPGDEFIVPEPFYGPYNAFAISTGTHVVAVASHLENHFALPPIEEFERKITPRTKAILICSPNNPTGYVYSRQELEQIKDLCLRHNLYLLSDEAYREFCYDAEYTSALHLQGADDHIVLLDTISKRYSACGARIGALVTKNKALRDIVFKLAQLRVCPPGLGQLLAEAAADLPEDYFDHTKAEYLARRDLMVSRLRAMPGVQCPLPRGAFYVLCHLPVDDADLFAKWLLEKFSYRNETLMVSPASGFYATPGLGRQQMRMAYVVNQDVINRAMDCLEVALREYPGRQE; the protein is encoded by the coding sequence ATGCTTCAACCTTCGCAGCGTGGAGTGGCACTACCCGCTTCCCCTTACCGCAAACTTAGTCCGTACGCCGAGGCTGCCCGCCAGCGCGGTATCACGGTGCATCCGCTCAACATCGGGCAGCCCGATATTGAAACGCCTCCGGCCATGCTGGCGGCCGTGCAGCAGGCCGATATCCGGGTGCTGGAATACGGACCTACGGCGGGCACCATGAGCTACCGCGAGAAGCTGGCCACCTACTATCAGAACCTGGGCCTGCAGGTAACGGCCGAGGATATTCTGGTGACAACCGGCGGCAGCGAGTCCATTTCGTTTGCGCTGCTGGCCTGCCTCAACCCCGGCGACGAGTTTATTGTGCCGGAACCATTCTACGGGCCCTACAACGCGTTTGCCATTTCTACCGGCACGCACGTGGTAGCCGTGGCCTCGCACCTGGAAAACCACTTTGCACTACCACCCATTGAGGAGTTTGAGCGCAAGATTACCCCGCGCACCAAGGCCATCCTCATTTGCAGTCCCAATAACCCTACGGGCTACGTGTACAGCCGCCAGGAGCTGGAGCAAATCAAGGACCTCTGCCTGCGCCACAACCTGTATCTGCTCTCCGATGAGGCCTACCGGGAGTTTTGCTACGATGCCGAATATACCAGCGCCCTGCACCTGCAAGGCGCCGACGACCACATCGTGCTGCTTGATACCATCTCGAAGCGCTACAGTGCCTGCGGGGCCCGCATCGGGGCGCTGGTCACCAAGAATAAGGCCCTCCGCGACATCGTGTTCAAGCTGGCCCAGCTACGGGTGTGCCCCCCTGGCCTAGGCCAGCTGCTGGCCGAAGCGGCCGCCGACTTGCCCGAGGACTATTTCGACCACACCAAAGCCGAGTACCTGGCCCGCCGCGACCTGATGGTAAGCCGCCTCCGCGCCATGCCCGGCGTGCAGTGCCCCCTGCCGCGTGGCGCGTTCTACGTGCTCTGCCACCTGCCCGTCGACGATGCCGACCTGTTTGCGAAATGGCTGCTGGAGAAGTTCTCCTACCGCAACGAAACCCTCATGGTGTCGCCCGCATCCGGCTTTTATGCCACGCCTGGCCTAGGGCGTCAGCAAATGCGCATGGCCTACGTGGTAAACCAGGACGTTATCAACCGCGCCATGGATTGCCTGGAGGTAGCCCTACGCGAGTATCCAGGTCGGCAAGAGTAG